The following coding sequences lie in one Oryctolagus cuniculus chromosome 7, mOryCun1.1, whole genome shotgun sequence genomic window:
- the UTS2 gene encoding urotensin-2 isoform X2: MCKLASCCLLFIALLKPVSALPILGSGEASFQPSARSRDTREPLGALERTPVVLQPGPEMLGAGRSARLREADPQTDIFNPRGNLKQAFSGQGPNILLSHLLARTRKQYKKRGTPSECFWKYCV; the protein is encoded by the exons atgTGTAAGCTGGCCTCCTGCTGTCTGCTTTTTATAGCACTCTTAAAGCCTGTCTCCGCTCTCCCCATCCTTGGCTCGGGGGAAGCGTCCTTTCAGCCCTCAG CTCGCAGCCGAGACACCAGGGAGCCTCTGGGGGCGCTGGAGCGCACTCCCGTCGTTCTGCAGCCGGGGCCGGAGATGCtgggtgccggccgcagcgccaggCTGCGGGAAGCAG ATCCTCAGACCGACATTTTCAACCCACGAGGAAATCTGAAGCAG GCTTTCTCCGGACAAGGTCCAAACATTCTGCTGAGTCATCTTTTGGCCAGAACCAGGAAACAGTATAAGAAACGTGGGACTCCCTCCGAGTGCTTCTGGAAATACTGCGTCTGA
- the UTS2 gene encoding urotensin-2 isoform X1: MCKLASCCLLFIALLKPVSALPILGSGEASFQPSARSRDTREPLGALERTPVVLQPGPEMLGAGRSARLREAGTVPLPVVSLLTSSDPQTDIFNPRGNLKQAFSGQGPNILLSHLLARTRKQYKKRGTPSECFWKYCV, from the exons atgTGTAAGCTGGCCTCCTGCTGTCTGCTTTTTATAGCACTCTTAAAGCCTGTCTCCGCTCTCCCCATCCTTGGCTCGGGGGAAGCGTCCTTTCAGCCCTCAG CTCGCAGCCGAGACACCAGGGAGCCTCTGGGGGCGCTGGAGCGCACTCCCGTCGTTCTGCAGCCGGGGCCGGAGATGCtgggtgccggccgcagcgccaggCTGCGGGAAGCAGGTACGGTGCCTCTCCCGGTGGTCTCCTTGCTCACATCCTCAG ATCCTCAGACCGACATTTTCAACCCACGAGGAAATCTGAAGCAG GCTTTCTCCGGACAAGGTCCAAACATTCTGCTGAGTCATCTTTTGGCCAGAACCAGGAAACAGTATAAGAAACGTGGGACTCCCTCCGAGTGCTTCTGGAAATACTGCGTCTGA